In Hallerella succinigenes, the following are encoded in one genomic region:
- a CDS encoding LamG-like jellyroll fold domain-containing protein → MKAIAKDDSGTVHFGQSALELIRKNPDLYRQLASRYILIGHSMGGVVSREYVQGNFYNGDVDKIITLDSPHEGTGTMNMIAKMNAIDDFWGHLGKNLESSALSVVPQMLLLGNVGDVGFSITTISSNLLRKELGNLVATALSPEYYVERDPLLHYVDPKQTGFGTIDSLNGLSYEPDSMPMIRILSGRHGMTMSDPGDLDDGLAGGIRTFIPDYAAMPYLNYNAQLEGSGDMSARYVNALTSFMMGYAGIPVQQTGSSIVPDFSSNGSGVDVLNDPMIDVERAYFNAAPSASGTLGDVALIIESVTNQIRDLDLTLGYICSPCANAAKIALGFAGAEQAAPSIIPAAIAGKSDMEESHQISLYWDYLDTMKASFNTYSLQNGSFSYTPYLMEDFLYERPFVNLALNDTATLNQLQGMSDSARDVSTLNRNCYYVGSRDAANCAVGLFKSSTDLNSYQKAQAVSSLSPLRFKSESDWSKMGVKVDRWERVPGLRPDGTPDDTIVPIRHVERYEVPAITADDRIEKYSFVVDDLMPHRLRQIRMNFNYQEEIAWECDVSKDYDTNDNCTVYKRTSGSEWTELRKEKHPVKKNGQFDFEPRKYGYDNLLAIQKDNQNTVTISTVNKIGLSNTQRFYYLFKATDDLLVPMWPKRDVAVNSISGFEAYASVLDYQGFSVVGMRDSVWYTADGVRKTFGNLQDMDFLRSEGSGNVYRSRISESNLTEGEHHWVFNAITHNSAGESNDSNDVYDVPFNVDVTPPNFELSVDKPCMNPDSSVFIARFAWGDSTIPDIRAMRWQLEKSNGNGFSLITSMPSLYDVTSKDFAVAWDKVPNRENLQDGLYRVKALAIDYAAPNLEAYDFATGLVTKIAGGNDRDSDWSTLGDYSFNRTEKTIEFRIDRTAPELNFEKVGGSPVDSFGVEKYAGFSRPSRNQDLEYVSEDSLLQVEYLVKEPLGGRDSTAVTIGWDFAHVDDVSKVDRAGDSVWVRDASNVGYGTWTEMSGMRLQDGDYILRASVRDEAKNTKAYDYTKKIRIDRTAPKIVSLVSSRLVYPDSVKDFAATLNVSESDDIATNRTGMRCHYHVLGGDADGLWRNVSEGILKTDTVRFDIPAVAVGERNGKRYLEAVCLDAAGNSSVRTDLFHVGNRYPEIVSPAEDREFLTAEYIPIVGIAPPASASAENTTVYRLRYRYENSDEWLTDNIAVVASNRSEDSSYISKTAQSTEGVLGYLHNVGFSESKVYIELSTRSCETCEWQSDSTLVTVDEVSVNEESPKVVFDISSAVMEVGKDSLSMSLRLEGNFNHNYLLHLYAEDSKGVGLFDKSMERVFANPFYGEPADTALSRGVWFYEKEGAYHLKWKGLESSDSIKVSFDSNTFGETCLSSDGLGNMDLGCSVSDEIADYSYVQSAAGSYLSSYPIWQFPAYTDKLMTLFGASGHLTMQSSGAFRIAGNGSISDANIPVYFGSHKESGFAFMDLEQSSSVNPWNTGWSVNPKSYGLNYVWNGISSTNTYPPSGSVTLHAEVVENSLDNPFATLIDTVVTLVLPEMEISLPELSEFYLIDNSADSLNSDTVDEDTTTDTEEVKLYDLGSLNIPYGILYRDAYVSIKITDSEGNVVRTLQDSVFTRANAKRTAYSVLWDAKDAEGFAVEPGKYRVVIDAYEVEGSHKKTASTELKISLKKMVPAFEDGTNLVVSEAFDDNGKNRYVPVPDYLVRTDIAAKYLPTDLRNGVTLNADVLGTQRIYGYAPKRFSLAIKRHRKQLDLVYVEHFHAEVEQINGNYNWTCEEGTLNKQDFVTAGVLDFSSTQREHVLPFIWSKKSHGFDGKDYPANNYIDIVVFTLKGFQDFLEEEQLDSISTLDDFNKAKRSNYVVWKLDDYSEKEGFYLPGTDKVDSVQFGYQNNGLGCKADEGKDALENTCDYGADIVTTNYNPNKNLLDLVFYPGENEIFFDEFGTPNTHCSREGFHRYQRANFSIKFKIPDSYWDAPFGMDNLVNRTVRFDHTNKTIYAESASGTDGYMAALQKDLKNKSVIDEGNYFDGTSWKFDRTYGLLTPYEMQALPFLPASELQGGKNTFLFADEDSTHQQPSYFDLKFYGPRSDKDYFKAIVLGNPLESTTGCDYGNATNYDAAYQLAIDGYVHNPRCQVSVTSKNGEPDSIRTPLYNAGYVYFYVGRNMMWSQGYEKIVDFPAPTNVLDTISGKCADNEEWSEVKETAGCKKFYKGGSKIHYYLDDFDNAFWETTYTSDGIIKNPVNSPAHYHAPNDIGYLDESKIGNTTAVSNLLVKPNSSNYKDASFYVSLDTLAKLKGEKNGYSVESIDARLSASDAKKARFSTAFDTLYFDTKDTVIKNRYYRESQDSVSRIPTQMKPANLPLKYFYRGFHSWIKEPKVDSIDILHLDSTEHSHFAISSEKTLDDRVISFKDAKDIDVARPKELVELKAYLTSGQKYQLSYLKGGTYYVIKDTIASVSGSHRLAWFDVNRLQGNTQFLLTWGGKVDELYYNTYNLYVGSDVNPDNESTVHSLFGELSVTFPTNSLQENKDVTVRTAEVDDYPFEEFNNMPLTGPVMEVLPSMEFNDTTKLPRIQMRISKAEMDSKGVTPQTLTLYKIDFDNKKFVPLTNALYGYLNADGRAAVSTGSSEKATCSTWNSEECYPGENNWEYILISAETKTFSVFAAISSVLAETPDFDLEILPEVAASAERIVKVKGIGNYALYVDDDPLWNGKGDMTPAVPLTFTVDLNGYAHVSLPTRNGVIDTNYIFVVAKSEPDSLGNSVELPSAPAVARALTVPSEYACSVPSDSLWLGLDNGYMAYGAECNQPGVGTVSLYRDGKLVTEIHGDNPDTIFYDGSRILGTSVVGKIADGIYESRYLGVSTLGMEQQVAGPSVYTDSMRPSVEGFDVQESSEILDRVFTVTAKVSDLESGIAAVTVSPEFGGVALDKMSLIPDSAGTVSAALRLTRRQMTECLGCRLRLTFRAEDYGHNHADTTFATDNIYPYPSELALWYPAREGSGQTAYEFLGTGHDLNLASVSSPWQSDVGIYFGHVADFASGKGRVDLGTADSYTLEARIKRGYSSDSWNEILSFKGSGGLSIRLLQKGRSLKLSEGGREWFSGEVLSASTKTWEHVAVVSDSSGVRFYVDGERAKSVPDGIDAERELYGTLTLGGSSNNSYIGNIADIRLYSGALSDEEIFALSVPVADDGDLSDVIVVAVKDMEMLEGFSGQFSCAVAGNRYLLASSAHSKLRMTLNVETSGNYSVVAYARSANLTGANISVGEGALLSGQIGLSGAWRATEISGVTLSLSSGVHTISLDVPEGVQIGGIALAEKAVSPSMIAWGRSSFDESLADAVSPKIQTFLKYEGFDDRSMLRPRIRLKNVSDETIKGYSVRYYFRGEDPSQVQTSAFYPQDSTLLAVHSESPRTGYAEWKFTDSALAPQDSAFYGDGPHFGLYNFDWSPWNAEDDPSYVAAAEYGFVQDEGIVVLDSNNNLIGGSCAEMEDETSIMAKARVLAFDMRSDNQASEIHFKVENLGSVVLRNFDVRYYFYVEEGLAPILDINHLASCSTADMESLGSGRWQVSVHCEGSIGAGNVMGDPVNFSLHLSEWANVWNASDDPSHAGLSGAMAEARGICVFDSLGNRVYGDSPDWPESSVIASEQSGENSVTTPDNGYHGDGSIPVVRTDEGLVLTLENWTTLSLDLVNAVGIPVKSIFAGTLAPGEQFVQVNWSGINMKTTYLVLKVNGTIQSTKLLSLM, encoded by the coding sequence ATGAAAGCTATCGCCAAAGATGATAGTGGTACAGTGCATTTCGGTCAATCCGCTCTCGAACTCATTCGAAAAAATCCAGACCTCTATCGTCAACTTGCATCCCGCTACATCCTTATCGGCCACAGCATGGGTGGAGTCGTTTCCCGAGAGTACGTGCAAGGAAACTTCTACAATGGCGATGTGGACAAGATAATAACGCTCGATAGTCCGCACGAGGGTACGGGGACGATGAACATGATTGCCAAAATGAATGCGATAGATGATTTTTGGGGACATCTGGGGAAAAATCTTGAATCCTCAGCGCTTTCCGTTGTCCCGCAGATGCTCTTGCTGGGAAATGTCGGCGATGTCGGTTTTTCAATCACCACAATATCCTCTAATTTGTTGAGGAAAGAACTTGGCAATCTCGTCGCAACGGCCTTATCTCCTGAATACTATGTTGAAAGAGACCCTCTGCTCCACTATGTGGACCCGAAACAGACTGGTTTCGGCACGATTGATTCTTTGAACGGATTGTCTTATGAGCCTGACTCCATGCCCATGATCAGAATTTTGTCAGGTCGGCATGGAATGACGATGTCGGATCCGGGCGATCTTGACGATGGTTTAGCCGGGGGAATTCGTACCTTTATTCCTGACTATGCTGCTATGCCGTATTTGAATTACAACGCCCAACTGGAAGGATCGGGTGATATGTCTGCAAGGTATGTCAATGCACTGACTTCGTTCATGATGGGCTATGCGGGCATTCCCGTACAACAAACGGGTAGTAGCATAGTTCCCGATTTTTCTAGCAATGGTTCTGGAGTCGATGTTCTGAATGATCCTATGATCGATGTCGAACGGGCGTATTTCAATGCGGCTCCGAGCGCGTCTGGCACTTTAGGCGATGTTGCTTTAATTATCGAATCCGTAACAAATCAGATTCGGGATTTAGACCTTACCCTTGGTTACATATGCTCCCCGTGTGCAAATGCAGCCAAGATTGCCCTCGGCTTTGCTGGCGCGGAGCAGGCTGCTCCCTCTATTATCCCCGCCGCTATTGCTGGAAAATCCGACATGGAGGAATCCCACCAGATTTCTTTGTATTGGGACTATTTGGATACAATGAAGGCAAGTTTCAATACCTATTCGTTACAAAATGGGTCTTTTTCATACACGCCCTATCTCATGGAAGACTTCCTTTACGAGCGACCCTTCGTGAATTTGGCATTGAACGATACTGCGACATTGAATCAACTTCAGGGGATGAGTGATTCCGCACGTGATGTATCCACTCTGAACCGCAACTGCTATTATGTCGGTTCGCGTGATGCGGCGAATTGTGCTGTAGGTCTTTTCAAGTCATCAACAGATTTGAATTCCTATCAAAAGGCTCAAGCGGTTTCTTCTTTGTCCCCGCTCCGCTTCAAGTCGGAATCCGACTGGTCGAAGATGGGCGTGAAGGTGGATCGTTGGGAACGTGTGCCGGGGCTTAGACCGGATGGAACACCTGACGACACGATCGTCCCCATTCGTCATGTGGAACGTTATGAGGTACCTGCGATTACTGCCGATGACAGGATTGAAAAATACTCCTTTGTTGTGGATGACCTGATGCCGCACAGGTTGCGCCAGATCCGCATGAACTTCAACTATCAGGAGGAAATCGCATGGGAATGCGATGTTTCAAAAGACTATGATACAAACGACAACTGCACGGTTTACAAACGGACTTCTGGTAGTGAATGGACTGAACTAAGAAAAGAAAAACATCCGGTCAAGAAAAATGGTCAGTTCGATTTTGAACCCCGTAAATATGGCTACGACAACCTTCTTGCTATCCAAAAGGACAACCAGAACACGGTCACGATTTCGACGGTGAACAAGATAGGTTTATCAAATACGCAAAGGTTCTATTATCTGTTCAAGGCGACGGACGATCTGCTGGTGCCTATGTGGCCTAAGCGGGATGTGGCGGTAAATTCCATCTCCGGTTTTGAAGCCTACGCGAGTGTCCTTGATTACCAGGGCTTTTCCGTGGTGGGCATGCGTGATTCCGTGTGGTATACTGCGGACGGTGTTAGGAAAACCTTTGGCAATCTGCAGGATATGGATTTTTTGCGGAGTGAAGGCAGTGGTAATGTCTATCGTTCTAGAATTTCCGAAAGCAACCTAACCGAAGGAGAACATCATTGGGTGTTCAATGCCATTACCCACAATTCCGCCGGAGAAAGCAATGACAGCAACGATGTCTATGATGTGCCCTTTAATGTGGATGTCACGCCGCCAAATTTTGAACTTTCGGTTGACAAACCATGCATGAATCCTGACAGTTCAGTATTTATCGCCCGCTTTGCCTGGGGCGATTCTACCATTCCTGACATCCGGGCCATGCGGTGGCAATTGGAGAAAAGCAACGGCAACGGATTTTCTCTTATTACGTCGATGCCCTCGTTATATGATGTCACTTCTAAAGATTTCGCCGTGGCATGGGATAAAGTTCCGAATAGGGAAAACCTGCAAGACGGGCTTTATCGGGTGAAGGCTCTTGCCATCGACTATGCCGCCCCAAATCTGGAGGCGTATGATTTCGCCACGGGTCTTGTCACAAAAATTGCTGGCGGAAACGACAGGGATTCTGACTGGAGCACCCTCGGCGATTATAGTTTCAATCGCACAGAAAAGACAATCGAATTTCGTATCGACAGGACCGCTCCCGAACTGAATTTTGAAAAGGTCGGAGGGTCTCCGGTGGATTCCTTCGGAGTTGAAAAGTATGCAGGTTTTTCACGTCCTTCCCGCAATCAGGACTTGGAATATGTTTCAGAAGATAGCCTGTTGCAAGTGGAATATTTGGTAAAGGAACCTCTGGGTGGTCGCGATTCTACCGCAGTGACTATCGGTTGGGACTTTGCGCATGTGGATGACGTATCCAAAGTTGACCGGGCTGGTGATTCCGTATGGGTCAGGGACGCAAGTAATGTGGGGTATGGAACATGGACGGAAATGTCGGGAATGCGCTTGCAAGATGGCGATTATATCCTCAGGGCGAGCGTTCGTGATGAAGCGAAGAATACAAAGGCATACGATTACACAAAGAAAATCCGCATTGACCGCACCGCCCCGAAAATCGTGAGCCTTGTCAGTTCCCGCCTTGTTTATCCTGATTCGGTGAAGGATTTCGCTGCGACTCTCAATGTTTCGGAATCGGATGACATCGCGACAAACCGCACGGGGATGCGCTGCCATTACCACGTTCTTGGAGGCGATGCTGACGGCTTATGGCGTAATGTCAGCGAGGGTATCCTAAAAACCGATACGGTCAGGTTTGATATTCCTGCCGTTGCCGTGGGAGAACGAAATGGCAAACGCTATCTCGAGGCCGTATGCCTAGATGCCGCCGGGAACTCAAGTGTCCGCACGGATCTGTTCCATGTGGGGAACCGTTACCCCGAAATCGTATCTCCGGCAGAAGACAGGGAATTTCTCACGGCTGAATACATCCCTATCGTGGGAATTGCACCGCCTGCTTCAGCAAGCGCCGAAAATACGACCGTCTACAGGCTTCGCTATCGTTACGAGAATTCCGATGAATGGCTGACCGACAATATTGCGGTGGTCGCCTCGAACCGTTCTGAAGATAGTTCTTACATATCCAAAACGGCGCAGAGTACCGAAGGGGTTTTGGGCTACCTGCACAATGTGGGATTTTCCGAATCGAAAGTCTATATCGAACTTTCTACCCGCTCCTGTGAGACCTGCGAATGGCAATCGGATTCTACTTTGGTGACGGTTGATGAGGTTTCCGTCAATGAAGAATCCCCAAAGGTTGTCTTTGATATTTCTTCCGCGGTTATGGAAGTGGGCAAGGATTCTCTTTCAATGTCCTTACGCCTAGAAGGAAATTTCAATCATAATTACCTGTTGCATTTGTATGCTGAGGATTCCAAGGGTGTCGGACTTTTTGACAAATCCATGGAACGGGTCTTTGCAAATCCGTTTTATGGTGAACCTGCCGATACGGCCTTGTCAAGGGGAGTGTGGTTTTACGAAAAAGAGGGCGCGTATCACCTGAAATGGAAAGGACTTGAAAGTTCGGATTCGATAAAGGTTTCCTTTGACTCAAATACATTTGGAGAAACTTGCCTTTCTTCGGATGGTTTGGGCAACATGGATTTGGGTTGCAGTGTCTCGGATGAAATTGCCGATTATTCCTATGTTCAAAGCGCTGCTGGCTCCTATTTGTCTAGTTATCCGATTTGGCAGTTCCCTGCATATACTGACAAGTTGATGACTCTTTTTGGTGCAAGTGGACATTTAACGATGCAATCCTCTGGGGCATTTCGTATTGCCGGAAATGGTTCAATAAGCGATGCGAATATTCCTGTCTATTTCGGTTCTCACAAGGAAAGTGGATTTGCTTTTATGGACCTAGAACAGTCCTCTTCCGTAAATCCCTGGAATACAGGCTGGTCTGTCAACCCGAAAAGCTATGGACTGAATTATGTTTGGAATGGAATCTCTTCCACGAACACGTATCCGCCATCAGGTAGCGTCACTCTCCATGCGGAAGTGGTCGAGAATAGCCTCGACAATCCGTTTGCCACTTTAATCGATACCGTGGTGACTCTTGTTTTGCCGGAAATGGAAATATCGCTTCCTGAACTTTCGGAGTTCTACCTTATCGACAATTCTGCGGATTCGCTCAATTCCGATACTGTTGATGAGGATACTACTACGGATACGGAGGAGGTGAAATTATATGATCTTGGATCTTTGAATATCCCTTATGGAATCCTGTACAGGGATGCCTATGTGTCCATCAAAATAACGGATTCGGAAGGGAATGTGGTTAGAACTCTACAGGATTCCGTCTTCACAAGGGCGAATGCTAAACGGACCGCTTATTCGGTTTTATGGGATGCAAAGGATGCGGAGGGGTTCGCAGTCGAACCTGGAAAATACAGGGTTGTGATTGATGCTTACGAAGTAGAAGGTTCCCATAAAAAGACAGCATCCACCGAACTCAAGATTTCTTTGAAAAAAATGGTGCCAGCCTTTGAAGATGGCACGAATTTGGTTGTTTCCGAGGCTTTTGACGATAACGGGAAAAATAGGTATGTCCCTGTTCCAGATTACCTTGTGAGGACGGATATTGCTGCAAAATACTTGCCTACGGATTTGCGTAATGGGGTGACTCTGAATGCAGATGTTTTGGGAACGCAAAGAATCTACGGCTATGCCCCCAAACGGTTTAGCCTGGCAATAAAGAGACACAGGAAACAGCTGGATTTGGTCTATGTTGAACATTTTCATGCCGAAGTAGAACAGATAAATGGGAATTATAATTGGACTTGTGAGGAGGGAACCCTCAATAAACAAGATTTCGTGACAGCTGGCGTGTTGGACTTTTCATCTACTCAAAGAGAACATGTCTTACCTTTTATCTGGAGTAAAAAATCCCATGGTTTTGACGGAAAGGATTATCCTGCGAACAACTATATTGACATTGTTGTATTTACGCTCAAGGGATTTCAAGATTTTCTTGAAGAGGAACAATTGGATTCTATTTCAACCTTGGATGATTTTAATAAAGCAAAACGAAGTAACTATGTAGTATGGAAATTAGATGATTATTCGGAAAAAGAAGGCTTTTATCTGCCAGGTACAGACAAAGTTGATTCTGTGCAATTCGGTTATCAAAATAATGGATTGGGGTGTAAGGCAGATGAGGGAAAGGATGCCCTGGAAAATACTTGTGACTATGGCGCAGATATTGTAACCACTAATTATAATCCTAACAAAAATCTACTTGATTTGGTATTCTATCCAGGAGAAAATGAGATTTTCTTTGATGAATTTGGCACTCCAAATACTCATTGCTCAAGAGAGGGATTCCATAGGTATCAGCGGGCTAATTTTTCAATAAAATTCAAAATCCCTGATTCCTACTGGGATGCGCCCTTTGGCATGGATAACCTTGTAAATCGCACCGTTCGATTTGACCACACGAACAAGACCATTTATGCCGAATCTGCATCGGGAACAGACGGATATATGGCAGCCCTTCAAAAAGACTTGAAAAACAAATCGGTTATTGACGAGGGGAACTATTTTGACGGTACGTCCTGGAAATTTGACAGAACGTATGGATTGTTAACGCCCTATGAAATGCAGGCACTGCCCTTTTTACCAGCAAGTGAGTTGCAGGGTGGAAAGAATACCTTCCTTTTTGCCGACGAGGATTCTACCCATCAGCAGCCCTCCTATTTTGACTTGAAATTTTACGGACCGCGTTCCGACAAAGATTACTTCAAGGCCATTGTGTTGGGAAATCCTCTGGAATCAACGACTGGTTGCGACTACGGCAATGCGACGAATTACGATGCCGCCTATCAGTTGGCTATAGACGGATATGTCCACAACCCCAGATGCCAAGTTTCCGTTACGAGCAAGAATGGGGAGCCGGATTCCATTCGAACACCGCTTTACAATGCCGGCTACGTCTATTTCTATGTAGGCAGAAATATGATGTGGAGTCAAGGGTATGAAAAGATCGTTGATTTCCCGGCACCGACCAATGTACTTGACACGATTTCAGGGAAATGTGCCGATAATGAAGAATGGTCCGAAGTGAAGGAAACTGCCGGTTGCAAGAAGTTCTACAAGGGTGGCTCCAAGATACATTATTATCTCGATGATTTTGACAACGCCTTCTGGGAAACGACCTACACGTCGGACGGAATCATCAAGAATCCCGTTAATTCCCCTGCGCACTATCATGCTCCAAACGACATAGGCTATCTGGATGAATCTAAGATTGGAAATACCACTGCCGTCAGCAACTTGCTTGTAAAACCGAATTCTTCGAATTACAAGGACGCTTCATTCTATGTTTCTCTCGATACGCTGGCTAAACTGAAGGGTGAAAAGAACGGATACTCCGTAGAATCAATAGACGCAAGATTGTCGGCCAGTGATGCGAAAAAAGCAAGGTTCAGCACCGCATTCGACACGCTCTATTTTGATACCAAGGATACGGTAATAAAGAATCGGTATTATCGCGAATCGCAGGATAGCGTATCCCGGATTCCTACGCAAATGAAACCGGCAAATTTGCCCTTAAAATATTTTTACCGGGGCTTTCATTCTTGGATAAAAGAACCGAAAGTAGATAGCATAGATATTCTGCACCTAGACTCCACGGAACATTCCCATTTTGCCATTTCCAGTGAAAAGACATTGGATGACAGGGTGATCAGCTTCAAGGATGCCAAGGACATTGATGTCGCCCGCCCCAAGGAACTTGTAGAGCTAAAGGCTTACTTGACTTCTGGACAGAAATATCAGCTTTCCTACCTTAAGGGTGGCACCTATTACGTGATTAAGGATACGATAGCTTCCGTGTCTGGAAGTCATCGTCTTGCCTGGTTTGATGTAAACCGATTGCAAGGTAATACGCAGTTCCTGCTGACTTGGGGTGGTAAAGTTGACGAGCTTTATTATAACACTTACAATCTTTATGTGGGTTCGGATGTAAATCCGGATAACGAAAGTACGGTCCACTCCCTGTTCGGCGAACTTTCCGTGACCTTCCCGACAAATTCGCTGCAGGAAAATAAGGATGTCACTGTCCGGACTGCCGAAGTTGACGATTACCCGTTTGAAGAATTCAACAATATGCCGCTGACGGGCCCTGTTATGGAGGTTTTGCCGTCCATGGAGTTCAATGATACGACAAAGCTTCCCAGAATACAGATGCGTATATCCAAGGCGGAAATGGATTCCAAAGGTGTCACTCCGCAAACTCTCACGCTTTACAAGATAGATTTTGACAATAAGAAATTCGTCCCACTGACTAACGCCTTGTACGGCTACCTTAATGCCGATGGAAGAGCAGCCGTTTCGACGGGTTCTTCGGAAAAGGCTACGTGTAGTACGTGGAATTCTGAAGAATGCTATCCGGGTGAGAACAACTGGGAATACATCCTGATTTCCGCAGAGACGAAGACATTCTCTGTATTTGCTGCCATATCTTCCGTATTGGCGGAAACCCCTGATTTCGACCTGGAAATCTTGCCGGAAGTGGCGGCATCCGCCGAAAGAATCGTGAAAGTGAAGGGAATAGGCAATTATGCCCTATACGTGGATGACGATCCCCTGTGGAATGGCAAGGGCGACATGACGCCAGCGGTTCCGTTGACCTTTACGGTAGACTTGAACGGATATGCCCATGTTTCGCTGCCTACTCGAAATGGCGTGATAGACACGAATTACATTTTCGTTGTGGCGAAATCCGAACCTGATTCCTTGGGCAATTCCGTTGAACTGCCCTCCGCTCCCGCTGTGGCGCGGGCCCTTACGGTTCCTTCCGAATACGCCTGTTCCGTCCCGTCCGATTCCCTGTGGCTCGGTCTTGACAATGGCTACATGGCATACGGTGCGGAGTGTAATCAGCCTGGCGTGGGAACGGTTTCCCTTTACCGGGACGGTAAACTTGTCACGGAAATTCATGGCGACAATCCCGATACGATTTTTTATGACGGATCAAGGATTCTCGGAACTTCCGTAGTCGGAAAAATCGCAGATGGTATTTACGAATCCCGCTATCTAGGCGTTTCTACGCTCGGAATGGAGCAGCAGGTGGCTGGACCGTCAGTTTACACAGATTCGATGCGTCCGTCCGTCGAAGGTTTTGACGTGCAGGAATCTTCCGAGATCTTGGACAGGGTCTTTACAGTGACGGCGAAAGTCTCGGATTTGGAATCCGGTATCGCCGCCGTGACGGTATCGCCGGAGTTTGGCGGCGTGGCGCTCGATAAAATGAGCCTGATACCGGATTCCGCTGGAACTGTAAGCGCGGCGCTTAGACTGACCCGCAGGCAAATGACGGAATGTCTGGGGTGCAGGCTTAGACTTACGTTCCGTGCCGAAGACTATGGGCATAACCATGCTGACACGACCTTTGCAACGGATAACATCTATCCCTATCCGTCGGAACTTGCGCTCTGGTATCCCGCCCGGGAGGGCTCGGGTCAAACGGCCTACGAGTTCTTGGGAACAGGACACGACCTGAATCTGGCTTCCGTGAGTAGCCCTTGGCAAAGCGATGTCGGAATCTATTTCGGCCATGTCGCGGATTTTGCATCCGGAAAAGGCCGGGTAGATTTGGGAACGGCGGATTCTTATACGCTGGAAGCCCGTATCAAGAGGGGTTACTCGTCCGATTCCTGGAACGAAATCCTTTCCTTCAAAGGCTCCGGTGGACTTTCCATACGGCTTTTACAAAAGGGGCGATCGTTGAAACTTTCCGAGGGCGGTCGGGAATGGTTCTCTGGCGAGGTACTTTCCGCCTCGACCAAGACCTGGGAGCATGTGGCGGTTGTTTCGGATTCTAGTGGCGTCAGGTTCTATGTGGATGGGGAACGTGCAAAGTCCGTTCCTGACGGGATTGATGCCGAAAGGGAACTCTATGGCACTTTGACCTTAGGCGGATCGTCTAATAATTCGTATATCGGGAATATCGCCGATATCCGCCTCTATTCGGGAGCCCTGTCCGATGAAGAGATTTTCGCCTTGTCTGTACCTGTAGCCGATGACGGCGACTTGTCGGATGTGATTGTGGTTGCCGTAAAGGATATGGAGATGCTGGAAGGCTTTTCAGGGCAGTTCTCCTGTGCCGTTGCAGGAAACCGTTACCTGCTCGCAAGTTCCGCTCATTCCAAACTTCGCATGACATTGAATGTTGAGACTTCGGGTAACTATAGTGTTGTTGCGTATGCCCGTTCGGCAAATCTTACGGGTGCAAATATTTCCGTCGGCGAAGGAGCCCTCCTTTCTGGGCAGATTGGACTTTCCGGTGCATGGAGGGCGACAGAGATTTCCGGGGTAACACTTTCGCTTTCTAGCGGGGTTCACACGATTTCGCTGGATGTGCCCGAAGGCGTGCAAATCGGTGGAATTGCCTTGGCGGAAAAGGCTGTTTCTCCGTCCATGATTGCCTGGGGTAGAAGTTCCTTTGATGAATCTCTGGCAGATGCTGTGTCGCCCAAAATTCAGACGTTCCTGAAGTACGAAGGCTTTGATGACCGCTCCATGCTTCGGCCCCGCATCAGGTTAAAAAATGTATCCGATGAAACAATCAAAGGCTATTCCGTCCGTTACTATTTCCGTGGCGAGGATCCGTCGCAGGTCCAAACGTCGGCATTCTATCCGCAGGACTCCACCCTGCTTGCCGTCCATTCGGAAAGTCCGCGTACGGGGTATGCCGAGTGGAAGTTTACAGATTCAGCACTTGCACCGCAGGATTCGGCTTTCTATGGGGATGGGCCTCATTTTGGCCTCTACAATTTCGATTGGTCTCCTTGGAATGCGGAAGATGACCCGTCCTATGTGGCTGCTGCCGAATATGGATTTGTGCAGGACGAGGGAATCGTCGTCCTTGATAGTAACAACAATTTGATTGGCGGCAGCTGTGCCGAGATGGAGGATGAGACATCCATTATGGCGAAGGCCCGCGTATTGGCTTTCGATATGCGGAGTGACAACCAGGCTAGCGAAATCCATTTCAAGGTGGAAAACCTGGGTAGCGTGGTGCTTCGGAATTTTGACGTGCGTTACTACTTCTATGTAGAAGAGGGTCTCGCTCCCATATTGGATATAAATCACTTGGCCTCCTGTTCCACGGCGGACATGGAAAGCCTTGGCAGCGGACGTTGGCAGGTTAGCGTGCATTGCGAAGGTTCCATCGGGGCGGGGAACGTCATGGGTGACCCGGTGAATTTCTCGCTACATCTTTCCGAATGGGCGAATGTTTGGAACGCAAGTGACGACCCAAGCCATGCAGGTCTTTCGGGGGCTATGGCAGAGGCGCGTGGAATTTGCGTGTTCGACTCCCTTGGAAACCGCGTCTATGGAGATTCTCCTGATTGGCCGGAAAGTTCCGTGATTGCATCGGAGCAGTCAGGCGAAAACTCTGTAACAACGCCAGATAATGGCTATCACGGGGATGGCTCTATTCCGGTTGTCCGCACGGATGAAGGCCTGGTGCTGACTCTTGAAAATTGGACGACTCTTTCGCTGGATTTGGTAAATGCTGTGGGGATTCCGGTAAAATCGATCTTCGCTGGAACCCTTGCTCCTGGTGAACAGTTTGTACAAGTGAACTGGTCAGGAATCAATATGAAAACCACCTACCTGGTCTTGAAAGTGAACGGAACGATTCAATCAACAAAACTTTTGTCGTTGATGTAA